A single window of [Clostridium] hylemonae DSM 15053 DNA harbors:
- a CDS encoding UbiD family decarboxylase, protein MQPIKSFREYVEKLKEENEIVTVTQEVDWNLEMSAITRHAYDLPAPAPIFKNIKDCTPGFEVLGAPVGLSPDKEHPFKRVALSLGLPVDMSGPALVEAWSHLPDVEPIPPRLVETGACKENKVFGEDIDLTKLPVPFIHYGDGGRYINTYGIFIARTPDGSWVNWAITRAMLDGPRTIAGVVIPTQDFGKIYAQWKEIGEEMPFALCLGVDPAIAMIAGYPLPSGVNEGEVIGGWYKEPVDVVKCETHDLLVPASSEIVIEGFASLEEMVPEGPMGEYGGYVWAGRSKPVPCFHVTAMTHRDNPVMPVCVAGVPTEENHTNWGMSIAASIQNVLRRQGFPIRECFIPMESAAHWFVVSVDRERKQEDDEQLAVDIGKAVFASKGGSYIPKVLVVDDDVDPGDIKQLVWALATRHHPDRRVVMEDQYIFPLVAYLSAEEKSEAISTRVIYNCLTPFHRWPQEQRPVEASFRGYPEELQKHVLDNWEKYGF, encoded by the coding sequence GCCCCGATTTTTAAGAATATTAAAGATTGTACGCCTGGCTTTGAGGTGCTGGGGGCGCCGGTAGGGCTGAGCCCTGATAAAGAACATCCATTTAAGCGGGTGGCGCTTTCTCTTGGGCTGCCTGTGGATATGTCTGGCCCCGCGCTTGTGGAGGCCTGGTCTCATCTTCCGGACGTGGAGCCGATTCCGCCTCGTCTTGTAGAGACAGGAGCATGTAAGGAAAATAAAGTATTTGGCGAAGACATAGACCTGACAAAGCTTCCTGTGCCATTTATTCATTATGGGGACGGAGGACGTTATATCAATACATACGGGATCTTCATTGCACGTACGCCTGACGGTTCGTGGGTGAACTGGGCTATCACGCGCGCAATGCTGGACGGTCCCCGGACGATTGCCGGCGTCGTGATCCCCACACAGGATTTCGGTAAAATATATGCGCAGTGGAAGGAGATCGGGGAGGAGATGCCATTTGCATTGTGCCTCGGGGTGGACCCGGCCATTGCGATGATCGCCGGATACCCGCTCCCGTCCGGTGTCAATGAAGGGGAAGTGATCGGCGGCTGGTACAAAGAACCTGTGGATGTTGTCAAGTGTGAGACGCACGATCTTCTTGTTCCTGCATCGAGCGAGATCGTAATTGAAGGGTTTGCTTCTTTGGAGGAAATGGTTCCGGAAGGGCCGATGGGTGAGTATGGAGGATATGTCTGGGCCGGGCGCAGTAAGCCGGTACCGTGCTTTCATGTGACAGCGATGACACATCGGGATAATCCTGTCATGCCTGTCTGTGTGGCCGGAGTTCCGACAGAAGAAAACCATACGAACTGGGGCATGAGTATAGCTGCCAGCATACAGAATGTACTGCGCAGGCAGGGATTTCCGATCAGGGAATGCTTTATTCCGATGGAATCAGCGGCCCACTGGTTTGTTGTGTCGGTTGACCGTGAACGGAAGCAGGAGGACGACGAACAACTGGCTGTTGATATCGGAAAGGCAGTTTTTGCGTCAAAGGGCGGCTCTTATATTCCGAAAGTGTTAGTCGTGGACGACGATGTTGATCCAGGCGATATCAAACAGCTTGTATGGGCGCTGGCGACCCGGCATCATCCGGACAGAAGGGTGGTCATGGAAGACCAGTATATCTTTCCGCTTGTGGCATACTTAAGCGCAGAGGAGAAGAGTGAGGCTATATCCACAAGGGTGATTTATAATTGTCTCACACCGTTCCACAGATGGCCGCAGGAGCAGCGCCCTGTGGAGGCGTCTTTCAGGGGATACCCGGAAGAGCTGCAGAAGCATGTGCTTGATAATTGGGAGAAATATGGATTCTGA
- a CDS encoding UbiX family flavin prenyltransferase, with amino-acid sequence MRIIAGVTGATGVIMSYYLLKALKSIEGCEVYLILSDGAKLTWELESSIPLEEMVELADHVYDERDLAAPVSSGSFVTDGMIVLPCSMKTLAGIASGYAENLIVRAADVCMKEGRKVVLVPREMPFGKIHIRNMKEASELGCVIVPPVLTFYNSPGTIEDMINHIVGKILLQFGISYDKFIPWTGEPEKKC; translated from the coding sequence ATGAGGATCATTGCAGGGGTGACAGGCGCTACCGGGGTGATAATGAGTTATTATCTTCTGAAAGCGCTCAAAAGCATAGAAGGCTGTGAAGTATATCTGATCTTAAGTGACGGTGCAAAACTTACATGGGAACTGGAAAGCAGTATTCCGCTGGAGGAGATGGTGGAACTTGCAGATCATGTATATGATGAACGAGATTTGGCGGCTCCGGTATCCAGCGGTTCGTTCGTGACGGACGGCATGATCGTTTTGCCATGCAGTATGAAGACACTTGCCGGGATCGCGTCCGGATATGCGGAAAATCTGATCGTCCGGGCTGCGGATGTCTGTATGAAAGAGGGACGGAAAGTTGTTCTCGTTCCGAGAGAGATGCCGTTTGGAAAAATCCATATCCGGAACATGAAAGAGGCATCTGAGCTGGGCTGCGTCATTGTGCCTCCGGTTTTGACATTTTACAACAGCCCCGGAACGATAGAGGATATGATCAACCATATTGTGGGCAAGATATTGCTGCAGTTTGGGATCTCATACGATAAATTTATACCATGGACGGGGGAGCCGGAAAAGAAATGCTGA
- a CDS encoding creatininase family protein, which translates to MTNFIFENTWEENEEAIRTKKLAIIPVGSTEQHGPALPVGTDWIIAQYLAEMVGKRTDKGLVTPVIPFGHALYHADFPGTMAVSQTTLTAYVSEVCQQLISYGFTHFLFINGHGGNNNALYDVGQQLRLQNIPAANIQWFEVAGDLDSKWGLIGHGDITETSVMMHIAPDTVKVERAHIPENQKIGNIKLLDLHRGEFEGAGVYLNLRTRDVSKTGDLIEHGHSSGVDYSRSAADASAELGREVCEAVVDYMLRFIDEFVEFQFEYQK; encoded by the coding sequence ATGACAAACTTTATTTTTGAAAACACATGGGAAGAAAATGAAGAGGCGATCAGGACAAAAAAGCTTGCCATTATACCTGTGGGAAGCACTGAACAGCACGGACCTGCCCTTCCGGTAGGAACGGACTGGATCATCGCACAGTATCTGGCAGAGATGGTCGGAAAAAGGACCGACAAGGGCCTGGTGACCCCGGTTATCCCCTTCGGCCACGCACTGTATCATGCTGACTTTCCCGGAACAATGGCAGTATCCCAGACAACACTTACCGCTTATGTGTCTGAAGTCTGTCAGCAGCTCATCTCTTACGGCTTCACCCATTTCCTGTTCATCAACGGACACGGAGGCAACAACAATGCGCTGTATGACGTGGGCCAGCAGCTGCGGCTTCAGAACATTCCGGCTGCCAATATCCAGTGGTTTGAAGTTGCCGGTGACCTTGACAGCAAGTGGGGACTTATCGGACACGGCGATATTACAGAAACGTCTGTAATGATGCACATAGCTCCGGATACCGTCAAGGTGGAACGCGCCCATATTCCAGAGAATCAGAAAATAGGCAATATCAAACTTCTGGATCTTCACCGGGGTGAATTCGAGGGCGCCGGCGTCTATCTGAACTTGCGTACGAGGGATGTATCAAAGACCGGTGACCTGATCGAGCACGGACATTCCTCAGGTGTTGACTACAGCCGCAGTGCGGCGGATGCTTCCGCGGAACTTGGCAGAGAAGTCTGTGAGGCTGTCGTTGATTATATGTTACGCTTCATAGACGAGTTCGTGGAGTTTCAATTTGAATACCAAAAGTAA
- a CDS encoding helix-turn-helix domain containing protein — translation MDAAERKIYSVICSYEGIKAKEIGRYTGETRQTINRYLYGSPYIKELCYQDKEYRWHGLIRQNVPHYGIEDFCGYYSLAGEFLDIDFDEFIGRLKQGCRHIGRNLNDTRGLFHSFEDTYNTMQNLFGDFIADGLPNTIWREWEIIFELRIKRAKTIRIYADVILVTDEKVFSLEFKMKNEKTDEDIEQAAKYSEYLEVLFGPRYDVIPALVLTAGENILEDVELRHTTAVVPVCSGDRLCELIKYYCSFR, via the coding sequence ATGGACGCTGCAGAAAGAAAAATTTATTCGGTCATTTGCAGTTATGAGGGGATAAAGGCAAAGGAAATAGGAAGATATACAGGAGAGACACGCCAGACAATTAATCGTTATCTGTACGGCTCACCATACATAAAAGAGCTCTGTTACCAGGATAAAGAATACCGGTGGCACGGCCTGATACGCCAGAATGTGCCCCATTATGGAATAGAAGATTTCTGCGGGTACTACAGCTTGGCCGGCGAGTTTTTAGACATTGATTTTGATGAGTTCATCGGCAGACTAAAACAGGGATGCCGGCATATCGGACGGAATCTGAACGATACGAGGGGATTATTCCATTCCTTTGAAGACACTTATAATACGATGCAGAATCTGTTCGGTGATTTTATTGCAGACGGTCTGCCAAATACCATATGGAGAGAGTGGGAGATCATTTTTGAGCTCCGTATTAAGCGTGCGAAGACCATACGCATATACGCGGATGTCATACTTGTGACAGATGAGAAGGTCTTTTCTCTGGAGTTTAAGATGAAGAATGAAAAGACGGACGAGGACATTGAACAGGCGGCAAAATACAGTGAATATCTGGAAGTGCTGTTTGGGCCGCGGTATGACGTCATACCGGCGCTCGTACTGACGGCGGGAGAAAATATTTTGGAAGATGTTGAGTTGAGGCATACAACTGCAGTGGTGCCGGTGTGCTCGGGAGACAGACTCTGCGAACTGATAAAGTATTACTGTTCATTTAGATAA
- a CDS encoding LysR family transcriptional regulator: MDMNIQKYMAFIKTVEYGSFTKAAEILNYSQSGISRMINDLEKEWKVILLERRKTGVKLTSDGMKLLPFAKEVCRKYEMLQMQVDELNGLQSGFIRIGTFSSVATHWLPNIIHEFQKSYPHIEYELRLGNYSEIEEWLLEGSVDCGFLRLPVRSDLDTLPLEQDALLAVLPVSHPMADCDRFPISSFCREPFIMLERENNTEIADIFSRFSLKPQTRLITWDDYAVMSMVEKGLGISMLHQLILKRTPYNIIVKELDPPIYRDICFAVRNKKTASLAVKRFSEYLKYRQDSFI; the protein is encoded by the coding sequence ATGGACATGAATATTCAAAAATATATGGCATTTATAAAAACAGTAGAATATGGCAGCTTCACAAAGGCTGCTGAGATTTTAAATTATTCCCAATCCGGCATCAGCCGGATGATAAACGACCTGGAAAAAGAATGGAAGGTTATCCTTCTGGAACGCAGAAAAACCGGTGTTAAACTGACCAGTGACGGAATGAAACTGCTTCCATTTGCTAAAGAAGTGTGTCGGAAATACGAAATGCTGCAGATGCAGGTGGACGAATTAAATGGCCTTCAGTCTGGCTTTATCCGCATAGGTACATTTTCAAGTGTTGCAACACACTGGCTTCCGAATATCATACATGAATTTCAGAAATCATACCCTCATATTGAATATGAACTGCGTCTTGGAAACTACAGTGAGATTGAGGAATGGCTGCTGGAGGGAAGTGTAGACTGTGGCTTCCTGCGGCTTCCTGTCCGCTCAGACCTCGATACGCTTCCGTTGGAGCAGGACGCGCTGCTCGCGGTCCTCCCGGTCTCACATCCGATGGCAGATTGTGACAGATTCCCCATCTCTTCATTCTGCAGAGAACCTTTCATAATGCTTGAACGGGAAAATAATACAGAGATTGCGGATATATTCAGTCGGTTTTCTCTGAAGCCACAGACCCGCCTTATCACATGGGATGACTATGCAGTTATGTCCATGGTTGAAAAAGGTCTCGGAATCAGTATGCTCCATCAGCTTATTTTGAAGCGGACGCCTTACAACATTATTGTCAAGGAACTGGATCCTCCGATATATCGTGATATCTGCTTTGCGGTGAGAAATAAAAAGACCGCCTCACTCGCAGTGAAAAGATTCTCTGAATACTTGAAGTACCGGCAGGACAGTTTTATCTAA
- a CDS encoding prolyl-tRNA synthetase associated domain-containing protein encodes MFYVSEIRTTEPGSFKSPLQKKVYQVLGELKVPYKRVDTDEAITMEDCVLINRRLDMDMVKTLFLCNKKKTLFYLFITTDNKPFDTKKFCEQLNIPRVSFAPKELFEEILETKIGAATVYSVLHDWDKTIQVIFDKDVADTEYYGCSDGTTTGYMKVKTEDILNKILPYSKHKYKIIDI; translated from the coding sequence ATGTTTTATGTAAGCGAGATCAGAACAACGGAGCCGGGCAGCTTTAAAAGCCCGCTGCAGAAAAAGGTATATCAGGTTCTTGGTGAATTAAAAGTACCTTATAAGAGGGTGGATACGGACGAAGCCATTACAATGGAGGACTGTGTGCTGATCAACAGAAGGCTGGATATGGATATGGTTAAGACATTGTTTTTATGCAATAAGAAGAAAACACTGTTTTATTTGTTCATTACAACAGATAATAAACCGTTTGACACAAAGAAATTCTGTGAACAGCTCAACATACCGAGGGTATCCTTTGCGCCGAAGGAATTATTTGAAGAGATACTTGAAACGAAGATCGGCGCAGCGACTGTTTACAGTGTATTGCACGACTGGGACAAGACAATACAGGTAATATTTGATAAGGATGTTGCAGACACGGAGTATTATGGCTGCAGCGATGGAACTACGACCGGATATATGAAAGTAAAAACAGAGGACATATTGAATAAGATATTGCCGTATTCAAAACATAAGTATAAAATTATTGACATTTAG
- a CDS encoding NAD(P)H-dependent oxidoreductase, producing MKTTIVYAHPWDGSFNRAVLEEAEKAAGDCYLIDLYKDRFDPVMSEEDLKLYGEGRTSDLLVKRYNEILDDTDRIIFIFPVWWYDMPAVMRGFLDKVMLKDSAYYSDDTGLHALRSIEDTYIFTTSSTSTDNLIHKFGDAINGTLIGATFEAVGFHNAVWKNLGGIDSLTEQERKEYLGQISEYLSGSDA from the coding sequence ATGAAAACAACGATAGTATATGCGCATCCGTGGGACGGCTCTTTTAACAGGGCTGTTTTGGAGGAAGCCGAGAAAGCAGCGGGGGATTGTTATCTGATTGATTTGTACAAAGACAGATTTGACCCTGTTATGTCTGAGGAAGATTTAAAACTGTACGGTGAAGGGAGAACATCGGATCTGCTCGTAAAGCGATATAATGAAATATTGGATGATACAGACAGAATTATATTTATTTTTCCTGTCTGGTGGTATGATATGCCCGCTGTTATGCGCGGATTTTTAGATAAGGTCATGTTGAAAGATTCGGCATATTACAGTGATGATACAGGTCTTCATGCGTTGCGCAGCATAGAGGATACCTATATATTTACAACATCTTCTACTTCAACTGACAATTTGATACATAAATTTGGTGATGCCATAAATGGCACCTTAATAGGAGCTACGTTTGAGGCCGTCGGTTTCCACAATGCCGTGTGGAAGAATCTGGGCGGGATCGACAGCCTTACTGAGCAGGAAAGAAAAGAGTACCTCGGTCAGATATCTGAATATTTATCAGGTTCTGACGCGTAG
- a CDS encoding GNAT family N-acetyltransferase gives MECAIRCWRMEDAADVSRMLNNKKVQDNLRDGMPYPYTEKDGKEFIASMLAADPEETIAFAITADDRAVGSIGVFRCGNIHFRTAEMGYYIGEPFWGKGLGTSAVRKTCDYVFEHTNIIRIFAEPFSYNTASCRVLEKAGFQFEGLLRKNAVKNGKIVDMKMYSRIND, from the coding sequence ATGGAATGTGCTATTCGATGCTGGAGAATGGAAGACGCGGCAGATGTTTCCAGGATGCTGAATAATAAGAAGGTCCAGGATAATTTAAGAGACGGTATGCCGTATCCTTACACGGAGAAAGATGGTAAGGAATTCATAGCGTCCATGCTGGCTGCGGACCCGGAGGAAACGATTGCATTTGCCATTACGGCGGATGACAGGGCGGTGGGAAGTATCGGGGTCTTCCGGTGCGGTAACATTCACTTCCGCACTGCCGAGATGGGATATTATATCGGTGAGCCTTTCTGGGGAAAAGGGTTAGGAACGAGCGCCGTACGAAAGACGTGCGATTATGTATTTGAACATACAAATATTATAAGAATATTTGCGGAGCCTTTTTCTTACAATACTGCCTCATGCCGCGTCCTTGAAAAAGCAGGATTTCAGTTTGAGGGACTTTTGCGCAAAAATGCGGTCAAGAATGGGAAGATCGTGGATATGAAAATGTATTCGCGTATTAATGATTGA
- a CDS encoding helix-turn-helix transcriptional regulator: MKNNIKQLRKSRGLRQEDLAARSGVSRQTIIAIENDKYNPTLELAMKLARLLDTTVEELFILQ; encoded by the coding sequence GTGAAAAATAACATTAAGCAGCTGAGAAAGAGCAGGGGACTGCGTCAGGAAGATCTGGCCGCCCGTTCCGGGGTGTCGAGGCAGACGATCATTGCAATTGAAAATGATAAGTACAATCCGACACTTGAGCTGGCTATGAAGCTTGCAAGACTGCTGGATACTACGGTGGAGGAACTGTTTATATTACAGTGA